In the Flavobacterium acetivorans genome, one interval contains:
- a CDS encoding DUF6471 domain-containing protein: MTKIANNFVAMENWNNIVKRLLKSELVKRGISNSDLALMLRKKGVDETKASIDSKISRGSFSASFFLQCLSVIGCNKIEIEDYETDLLIASEPNVEYKKMTDGK; encoded by the coding sequence ATGACTAAAATTGCTAATAATTTTGTCGCAATGGAAAATTGGAATAATATAGTTAAGCGATTACTGAAGTCCGAATTGGTAAAGAGGGGGATTTCTAATAGTGATTTAGCCTTGATGTTAAGAAAAAAAGGGGTTGATGAAACCAAAGCTAGTATCGATAGTAAAATAAGTCGAGGTAGTTTTAGTGCTTCTTTTTTTCTACAGTGTTTATCTGTTATCGGATGTAACAAGATTGAAATTGAAGATTATGAAACCGATTTATTGATTGCTTCCGAGCCAAATGTTGAATATAAAAAAATGACCGATGGAAAATAA